A genomic region of Cyprinus carpio isolate SPL01 chromosome B11, ASM1834038v1, whole genome shotgun sequence contains the following coding sequences:
- the LOC122134057 gene encoding transcription factor BTF3 homolog 4 — translation MNQEKLAKLQAQVRIGGKGTARRKKKVVHRTATADDKKLQSSLKKLAVNNIAGIEEVNMIKDDGTVIHFNNPKVQASLSANTFAITGHAETKQLTEMLPGILSQLGADSLTSLRKLAEQFPRQVLDNKAPKAEDIDEEDDDVPDLVENFDEASKNEAN, via the exons ATGAACCAGGAGAAATTGGCTAAACTTCAAGCCCAGGTCCGGATAGGGGGCAAG GGAACAGCACGCAGGAAGAAGAAGGTGGTGCACAGAACAGCAACAGCTGATGACAAGAAACTTCAAAGTTCGTTAAAGAAGCTTGCGGTCAATAACATAGCCGGCATTGAAGAG GTGAATATGATTAAAGATGACGGCACAGTCATTCACTTCAATAACCCCAAAGTGCAGGCGTCTCTGTCTGCCAACACGTTCGCCATCACAGGCCACGCAGAGACCAAACAGCTTACGGAAATGCTCCCGGGAATCCTCAGTCAGCTCGGCGCTGACAGTCTCACAAGTCTGCGCAAACTCGCCGAGCAGTTTCCCAGACAGG ttttggaCAACAAAGCTCCGAAAGCAGAAGACATcgatgaagaagatgatgatgtcCCAG ATCTCGTAGAGAACTTCGACGAGGCATCAAAGAACGAGGCAAACTGA
- the LOC109098656 gene encoding neuronal acetylcholine receptor subunit alpha-4-like isoform X1 — protein MMTTNVWVKQEWSDYKLRWNPEEYENVTSIRIPSEIIWRPDIVLYNNADGDFAVTHLTKAQVFYNGRIKWKPPAIYKSSCSIDVTFFPFDQQNCKMKFGSWTYDRAKIDLVSMASDVDQMDYWESGEWVIVNAVGTYNIKKYECCTEIYPDITYSFIIRRLPLFYTINLIIPCLLISCLTVLVFYLPSECAEKITLCISVLLSLTVFLLLITEIIPSTSLVIPLIGEYLLFTMIFVTLSIIITVFVLNVHHRSSRTHSMPHWVRQLFLHLVPRYLFMKRPPASGKRNCGKLIEMMHKPMASHSMFLRNNILDISPQSPLPHLDVTSVAQLDQIQRDSSPKPMFFCSSPSSQYSILQEETLQTPQTLALGYTCAFTNSIFASSTTSFPDTILGTLLHTIPQEGAKFTDCDIQGRSAESVFIEAKESVLGAGSCQHCLTSERTSLQKLGHEEAGRCTRHNLPNAQIFSSNNDSTTDLNAAQPGSSLSQSLLKALEGVQYIADHLRAEDSDFSVREDWKYVAMVIDRIFLWMFVLVCILGTVGLFLPPWLAGMI, from the exons ATGATGACCACAAACGTCTGGGTGAAGCAG GAGTGGAGCGATTACAAGCTGCGCTGGAACCCAGAGGAGTATGAGAATGTCACCTCCATCAGGATCCCCTCCGAGATCATCTGGAGACCAGATATCGTGCTCTATAACAA TGCGGACGGAGACTTTGCGGTGACTCACTTGACTAAAGCCCAGGTGTTTTACAATGGCAGGATCAAATGGAAACCTCCTGCCATATATAAAAGCTCCTGCAGCATCGATGTCACCTTCTTCCCCTTCGACCAGCAAAACTGCAAGATGAAATTCGGCTCCTGGACGTACGATCGGGCCAAGATCGACCTGGTCAGCATGGCCAGTGACGTAGACCAGATGGACTACTGGGAAAGCGGGGAGTGGGTCATAGTAAACGCTGTCGGCACTTACAACATCAAGAAGTACGAGTGCTGTACGGAAATCTACCCAGATATCACCTACTCTTTCATCATCAGACGTCTGCCTCTGTTCTACACCATCAATCTAATCATCCCCTGCCTGCTTATATCCTGCCTGACGGTGCTGGTCTTCTACCTTCCCTCAGAGTGTGCGGAGAAAATCACGCTGTGCATCTCCGTCCTCCTCTCTCTGACTGTTTTCCTCCTGCTAATCACGGAAATTATTCCCTCGACCTCACTAGTCATCCCACTCATTGGTGAGTACCTCCTGTTCACCATGATCTTCGTCACTCTCTCCATCATCATCACTGTGTTTGTGCTCAACGTCCACCACCGTTCGTCCCGCACACACAGCATGCCCCACTGGGTCCGCCAGCTGTTTCTACACCTGGTGCCCCGTTACCTGTTCATGAAACGTCCACCTGCCTCGGGTAAGAGGAACTGTGGGAAACTGATCGAGATGATGCACAAGCCAATGGCGTCACACTCCATGTTCCTGCGGAACAACATTCTGGATATTTCTCCGCAAAGTCCGCTCCCCCATTTGGACGTGACCTCGGTTGCCCAGTTGGATCAAATTCAGCGGGACTCTTCCCCCAAACCCATGTTTTTCTGCAGTTCTCCCAGCAGCCAGTATTCCATCCTGCAAGAGGAAACATTGCAAACCCCTCAAACGCTGGCCCTCGGTTATACGTGCGCATTCACAAACAGCATCTTTGCCTCAAGCACAACTTCATTTCCAGATACTATCCTTGGTACTCTGCTACACACCATCCCGCAGGAAGGAGCCAAGTTTACAGACTGTGATATCCAAGGCCGGAGTGCTGAGAGCGTCTTCATCGAAGCCAAAGAGAGCGTTCTGGGAGCAGGGAGTTGTCAACACTGTCTTACATCTGAGAGGACGAGTCTGCAGAAGCTTGGTCACGAGGAAGCTGGGAGGTGTACCAGACATAACTTGCCCAACGCCCAGATCTTCAGCTCTAACAATGACAGCACTACTGATCTGAACGCAGCGCAGCCGGGGAGCAGTCTGTCGCAGTCCCTGCTTAAAGCCTTGGAAGGAGTTCAGTACATCGCTGACCATCTGAGAGCAGAGGATTCAGACTTTTCA
- the LOC109098656 gene encoding neuronal acetylcholine receptor subunit alpha-2-like isoform X2, giving the protein MRAAWSVFFLLSVCLQLAYVFSSTPAHALAEERLLQSLFSNYNKLSRPVANISDVVLVHFGLSIAQLIDVDEKNQMMTTNVWVKQEWSDYKLRWNPEEYENVTSIRIPSEIIWRPDIVLYNNADGDFAVTHLTKAQVFYNGRIKWKPPAIYKSSCSIDVTFFPFDQQNCKMKFGSWTYDRAKIDLVSMASDVDQMDYWESGEWVIVNAVGTYNIKKYECCTEIYPDITYSFIIRRLPLFYTINLIIPCLLISCLTVLVFYLPSECAEKITLCISVLLSLTVFLLLITEIIPSTSLVIPLIGEYLLFTMIFVTLSIIITVFVLNVHHRSSRTHSMPHWVRQLFLHLVPRYLFMKRPPASGKRNCGKLIEMMHKPMASHSMFLRNNILDISPQSPLPHLDVTSVAQLDQIQRDSSPKPMFFCSSPSSQYSILQEETLQTPQTLALGYTCAFTNSIFASSTTSFPDTILGTLLHTIPQEGAKFTDCDIQGRSAESVFIEAKESVLGAGSCQHCLTSERTSLQKLGHEEAGRCTRHNLPNAQIFSSNNDSTTDLNAAQPGSSLSQSLLKALEGVQYIADHLRAEDSDFSVREDWKYVAMVIDRIFLWMFVLVCILGTVGLFLPPWLAGMI; this is encoded by the exons ATGAGAGCAGCGTGGAGtgtcttctttcttctttctgtctgtctgcagcTGGCATATG TGTTTTCCAGCACTCCAGCTCATGCCCTTGCGGAAGAAAGACTCCTCCAGTCTTTGTTTAGCAACTACAACAAGCTCTCTCGTCCAGTAGCAAACATCTCAGATGTGGTTCTGGTCCACTTTGGCCTGTCCATTGCTCAGCTCATTGATGTG GATGAGAAGAATCAGATGATGACCACAAACGTCTGGGTGAAGCAG GAGTGGAGCGATTACAAGCTGCGCTGGAACCCAGAGGAGTATGAGAATGTCACCTCCATCAGGATCCCCTCCGAGATCATCTGGAGACCAGATATCGTGCTCTATAACAA TGCGGACGGAGACTTTGCGGTGACTCACTTGACTAAAGCCCAGGTGTTTTACAATGGCAGGATCAAATGGAAACCTCCTGCCATATATAAAAGCTCCTGCAGCATCGATGTCACCTTCTTCCCCTTCGACCAGCAAAACTGCAAGATGAAATTCGGCTCCTGGACGTACGATCGGGCCAAGATCGACCTGGTCAGCATGGCCAGTGACGTAGACCAGATGGACTACTGGGAAAGCGGGGAGTGGGTCATAGTAAACGCTGTCGGCACTTACAACATCAAGAAGTACGAGTGCTGTACGGAAATCTACCCAGATATCACCTACTCTTTCATCATCAGACGTCTGCCTCTGTTCTACACCATCAATCTAATCATCCCCTGCCTGCTTATATCCTGCCTGACGGTGCTGGTCTTCTACCTTCCCTCAGAGTGTGCGGAGAAAATCACGCTGTGCATCTCCGTCCTCCTCTCTCTGACTGTTTTCCTCCTGCTAATCACGGAAATTATTCCCTCGACCTCACTAGTCATCCCACTCATTGGTGAGTACCTCCTGTTCACCATGATCTTCGTCACTCTCTCCATCATCATCACTGTGTTTGTGCTCAACGTCCACCACCGTTCGTCCCGCACACACAGCATGCCCCACTGGGTCCGCCAGCTGTTTCTACACCTGGTGCCCCGTTACCTGTTCATGAAACGTCCACCTGCCTCGGGTAAGAGGAACTGTGGGAAACTGATCGAGATGATGCACAAGCCAATGGCGTCACACTCCATGTTCCTGCGGAACAACATTCTGGATATTTCTCCGCAAAGTCCGCTCCCCCATTTGGACGTGACCTCGGTTGCCCAGTTGGATCAAATTCAGCGGGACTCTTCCCCCAAACCCATGTTTTTCTGCAGTTCTCCCAGCAGCCAGTATTCCATCCTGCAAGAGGAAACATTGCAAACCCCTCAAACGCTGGCCCTCGGTTATACGTGCGCATTCACAAACAGCATCTTTGCCTCAAGCACAACTTCATTTCCAGATACTATCCTTGGTACTCTGCTACACACCATCCCGCAGGAAGGAGCCAAGTTTACAGACTGTGATATCCAAGGCCGGAGTGCTGAGAGCGTCTTCATCGAAGCCAAAGAGAGCGTTCTGGGAGCAGGGAGTTGTCAACACTGTCTTACATCTGAGAGGACGAGTCTGCAGAAGCTTGGTCACGAGGAAGCTGGGAGGTGTACCAGACATAACTTGCCCAACGCCCAGATCTTCAGCTCTAACAATGACAGCACTACTGATCTGAACGCAGCGCAGCCGGGGAGCAGTCTGTCGCAGTCCCTGCTTAAAGCCTTGGAAGGAGTTCAGTACATCGCTGACCATCTGAGAGCAGAGGATTCAGACTTTTCA